The proteins below come from a single Drosophila miranda strain MSH22 chromosome Y unlocalized genomic scaffold, D.miranda_PacBio2.1 Contig_Y1_pilon, whole genome shotgun sequence genomic window:
- the LOC117189735 gene encoding angiopoietin-related protein 4-like, translating into MNCAEYHHGAWWYDFCSRSNLNGKYFKAKVDNVQGIFWEQWYSFRSLRSVQRERFTEDQAYSTPKDSLK; encoded by the exons ATGAATTGCGCCGAGTATCACCACGGAGCCTGGTGGTACGACTTCTGTTCGCGAAG CAATTTGAATGGCAAGTACTTCAAGGCCAAGGTGGACAATGTCCAGGGCATTTTCTGGGAGCAATGGTATAGCTTCAGATCTCTGAGATCCGTGCAACGTGAACGATTTACCGAGGACCAAGCGTACAGTACCCCTAAAGATTCATTAAAATGA